A genomic stretch from Setaria viridis chromosome 1, Setaria_viridis_v4.0, whole genome shotgun sequence includes:
- the LOC117847751 gene encoding protein DEHYDRATION-INDUCED 19 homolog 4 — protein sequence MDSDLWISRLMAAKRQFALQRAQRQHATPASHHERFGYDDIEPEDEGRSDFSCPYCYEDHDITSLCTHLEDEHPFESKVVACPVCSARISKDLLDHITLQHGYLFKLQRHHRLRRVAGTGNHTLSYAGRDLQETYLKVLLGNSGRSSSTNTSSSVTDSLLSSLVLNLSSTEAEETSKSSAPAVVENSWFKRSLPSKTWKISAADSNLSHEEREQRRRRAAVRSAFVQHILVTTLFDD from the exons ATGGATTCCGACCTCTGGATCTCGCGCCTCATGGCCGCCAAACGGCAGTTCGCCCTGCAGCGCGCGCAGCGCCAGCACGCCACCCCGGCGTCCCATCACG AGCGGTTTGGTTATGATGATATTGAACCTGAGGACGAGGGACGCTCAGACTTCTCATGTCCTTACTGCTATGAAGATCATGACATTACATCTCTTTGTACCCATTTGGAGGATGAGCACCCTTTTGAGTCTAAAGTTGTG GCTTGCCCAGTTTGCTCAGCCAGGATTTCAAAAGACTTGTTGGATCATATAACTCTTCAGCATGGCTACCTGTTTAAA CTGCAAAGACATCACAGGTTACGTAGAGTTGCTGGTACTGGCAACCACACTCTCTCCTACGCAGGGAGAGATCTTCAGGAGACCTACTTAAAGGTGCTTCTTGGAAATAGCGGTCGAAGCAGCAGTACCAATACATCTAGTTCAGTCACTGATTCACTGCTATCGTCGTTAGTTTTAAATTTATCTTCAACAGAAGCAGAAGAAACGTCAAAATCTTCTGCTCCTGCTGTGGTCGAAAATAGTTGGTTTAAAAGATCACTACCTTCAAAGACTTGGAAGATAAG TGCTGCTGATTCCAACCTTAGTCATGAAGAGagggagcagaggaggaggcgagcAGCAGTGAGATCAGCCTTTGTACAGCATATCCTTGTCACTACCCTTTTCGATGACTAG